In Sandaracinaceae bacterium, one DNA window encodes the following:
- a CDS encoding tetratricopeptide repeat protein, with protein MNARVWPLLAALTVSPLLAHAQDAPTSCGDLEACLAASRGGHYEVAEQGLTRLRRGRDAAAVTVTLGRLYLTTGRYEEAAALARPLAQRGAVRVEAATLLGEAEASRGRLDEAQRAFELVLGEPSAHRARVMLGRLLMRRGQEQAAQLPLMALVQAYNDQSIGDRDAEGLAYVAMAAHMLDSPHDANDAFQASTRADPTRVETQLEWAQLFLSHYDTGHAEESVRAALAQNPNHPVARALLARIKLEQSLDFVAAAEELERASAVNPNLPMVHVTRAGVSIRDMDLEAAEEHLGRALAIDPNDLEALSVRAALRFLEDDERAYRQAVRAVLAVNPRYSELYTIIAEYADWEHRYPQIVEMAREALRIDPTDALAHATLGINLLRMGEEEEGLAALREAWRRDRFNVRVYNLLNLFEDVLEPHYETVEAGPLVLRMHREERAVMGPTATSVLRAAWDDMRRRYGFTPTTPVHVEMFSDNQHFSVRTSGLPNMGVQGVCFGQVVTALSPRAGPFNWAQITTHELAHVFHIQLSRNRVPRWFTEGLAEYETIIARPEWQREQDHRLWLALQSGRVPPLRQLNHAFTHARNAEDVTVAYYASSMLVKYIAERFGFERTVRMLREWGAGRTTEQVIERALGVDIETLDADFRRHTQERLVARADDFAVDFGAHTDVEAARRRVAQQPEEAEAHAALAAALLVNGEGEEARAEIREALMRDRTQPLARFVAARVAIARRQPRTALGDLRILIESGHDGYEVRLLQARVALGLRNARLARQALEAAARIDPGRPEAWDGLYEIAGQMNEPQLRQRALQAYVDLDQHNAGRNFELMQALAERGDWDGVREYGLRAVYVDPFNAEARRLYAEALLRADEDREALTQADLALAAEPEQPGPVHLTRARALVALRRMRDARAAAAAATQADPSLADAARAALSP; from the coding sequence ATGAATGCGCGCGTCTGGCCGCTCCTCGCGGCGCTCACCGTCTCTCCTCTGCTCGCCCACGCGCAGGACGCCCCGACGTCTTGCGGTGACCTGGAGGCGTGCCTGGCCGCGTCGCGCGGCGGCCACTACGAGGTGGCCGAGCAGGGCTTGACGCGCCTGCGCCGGGGGCGAGACGCGGCGGCGGTCACGGTGACGCTCGGGCGGCTGTATCTCACGACGGGCCGCTACGAGGAGGCCGCCGCGCTGGCGAGGCCGCTCGCGCAGCGCGGCGCGGTCCGGGTCGAAGCCGCCACGCTGCTCGGCGAGGCGGAGGCTTCGCGCGGCAGGCTCGACGAGGCGCAGCGCGCGTTCGAGCTGGTCCTCGGCGAGCCGAGCGCGCACCGCGCCCGGGTGATGCTGGGGCGGCTGTTGATGCGCCGCGGTCAGGAGCAGGCGGCGCAGCTGCCGCTGATGGCGCTGGTCCAGGCCTACAACGACCAGAGCATCGGCGACCGGGACGCCGAGGGCCTGGCTTACGTGGCCATGGCCGCGCACATGCTCGACAGCCCTCACGACGCCAACGACGCGTTCCAGGCGTCGACCCGCGCGGACCCGACCCGGGTGGAGACGCAGCTCGAGTGGGCGCAGCTCTTCTTGTCTCACTACGACACGGGGCACGCGGAGGAGAGCGTGCGCGCGGCGCTCGCGCAGAACCCGAACCACCCCGTCGCGCGCGCGCTGCTGGCGCGGATCAAGCTCGAGCAGTCGCTCGACTTCGTCGCCGCGGCGGAGGAGCTCGAGCGGGCCTCGGCCGTGAACCCGAACCTCCCGATGGTGCACGTCACGCGCGCCGGGGTCTCCATCCGGGACATGGATCTCGAGGCGGCGGAGGAGCACCTCGGGCGCGCGCTCGCCATCGATCCGAACGACCTCGAGGCGCTCAGCGTGCGCGCCGCTCTCCGGTTCCTGGAGGACGACGAGCGCGCCTACCGGCAGGCGGTGCGCGCGGTGCTGGCCGTGAACCCTCGCTACAGCGAGCTCTACACGATCATCGCCGAGTACGCGGACTGGGAGCACCGCTACCCGCAGATCGTCGAGATGGCGCGCGAGGCGCTGCGCATCGACCCGACCGACGCGCTCGCGCACGCCACCCTGGGCATCAACCTCCTGCGCATGGGCGAGGAGGAGGAGGGGCTCGCCGCGCTCCGGGAGGCCTGGCGGCGCGACCGCTTCAACGTGCGCGTCTACAACCTGCTCAACCTCTTCGAGGACGTGCTCGAGCCCCACTACGAGACGGTGGAGGCGGGGCCGCTCGTCCTGCGCATGCACCGCGAGGAGCGCGCGGTGATGGGCCCCACCGCGACCAGCGTGCTCCGGGCCGCGTGGGACGACATGCGCCGCCGCTACGGCTTCACGCCGACGACGCCCGTGCACGTCGAGATGTTCTCCGACAACCAGCACTTCAGCGTGCGCACGAGCGGCCTGCCGAACATGGGCGTGCAGGGCGTCTGCTTCGGCCAGGTCGTCACCGCGCTCTCGCCGCGCGCGGGGCCCTTCAACTGGGCGCAGATCACCACGCACGAGCTCGCGCACGTCTTCCACATCCAGCTCAGCCGGAACCGCGTGCCGCGCTGGTTCACCGAGGGGCTCGCGGAGTACGAGACGATCATCGCGCGGCCGGAGTGGCAGCGGGAGCAGGACCACCGGCTCTGGCTCGCGCTGCAGTCGGGGCGCGTGCCGCCGCTGCGCCAGCTGAACCACGCCTTCACGCACGCCCGCAACGCCGAGGACGTCACCGTCGCGTACTACGCGAGCTCGATGCTCGTGAAGTACATCGCCGAGCGCTTCGGGTTCGAGCGCACGGTGCGCATGCTGCGCGAGTGGGGCGCGGGGCGGACCACGGAGCAGGTGATCGAGCGCGCGCTCGGCGTGGACATCGAGACGCTCGACGCCGACTTCCGGCGCCACACGCAGGAGCGGCTGGTCGCGCGGGCCGACGACTTCGCGGTCGACTTCGGCGCGCACACCGACGTCGAGGCGGCGCGTCGGCGCGTGGCCCAGCAGCCCGAGGAGGCCGAGGCGCACGCCGCGCTGGCGGCCGCGCTGCTCGTCAACGGTGAGGGCGAGGAGGCGCGGGCCGAGATCCGCGAGGCGCTGATGCGGGATCGGACCCAGCCGCTCGCGCGCTTCGTCGCCGCGCGCGTCGCCATCGCGCGCCGCCAGCCGCGCACCGCGCTCGGTGACCTGCGCATCCTCATCGAGAGCGGGCACGACGGCTACGAGGTGCGGCTGCTCCAGGCGCGGGTGGCCCTGGGCCTTCGCAACGCGCGGCTCGCCAGGCAGGCGCTCGAGGCGGCGGCGCGCATCGATCCGGGCCGCCCCGAGGCGTGGGACGGGCTGTACGAGATCGCCGGGCAGATGAACGAGCCGCAGCTCCGCCAGCGCGCGCTCCAGGCCTACGTCGACCTCGACCAGCACAACGCCGGGCGGAACTTCGAGCTGATGCAGGCGCTGGCCGAGCGCGGTGACTGGGACGGCGTGCGCGAGTACGGCTTGCGCGCGGTTTACGTCGACCCCTTCAACGCGGAGGCGCGGCGGCTCTACGCGGAGGCCCTCCTGCGCGCGGACGAGGACCGCGAGGCGCTGACGCAGGCCGACCTCGCGCTCGCGGCCGAGCCCGAGCAGCCGGGGCCCGTGCACCTGACCCGCGCCAGGGCCCTCGTCGCGCTCCGCCGCATGAGAGACGCCCGCGCGGCGGCCGCCGCGGCGACGCAGGCCGATCCCTCGCTCGCGGACGCGGCGCGCGCCGCGCTGTCCCCGTGA
- a CDS encoding 4a-hydroxytetrahydrobiopterin dehydratase, translating into MSEPASDEAIEAALKTLPGWSHEDGALKKTYQFGAFPEAISFITRIAFEAEQRGHHPEIRNVYSTVEIALKTHDAGDVVTDKDTDLAQVIEKISWV; encoded by the coding sequence ATGAGCGAACCCGCGAGCGACGAGGCCATCGAGGCCGCCCTGAAGACCCTGCCCGGCTGGTCCCACGAGGACGGCGCGCTGAAGAAGACCTACCAGTTCGGCGCCTTCCCGGAGGCCATCTCCTTCATCACGCGCATCGCCTTCGAGGCCGAGCAGCGCGGGCATCACCCGGAGATCCGCAACGTCTACAGCACGGTGGAGATCGCGCTGAAGACCCACGACGCGGGAGACGTCGTCACCGACAAGGACACCGACCTGGCCCAGGTGATCGAGAAGATCAGCTGGGTCTGA
- a CDS encoding DUF4350 domain-containing protein, producing the protein MRRLARRAAIATAVILGLGLSGVMCQRVSARGRYVAAYSTYGSGPEGTRGLYLLAEQIGARPQRWAEDLGRLPEGGGMLVALGACETWMRRDVGRLERENLKAWIEAGGVLLVAGAPDYVRRSDFGVAIDGGCERSSGLIRMLEEREGGPRKESDGDDEPQLEDLPGMLREEPERAYDEVVDDGDIPMAHGAWPAGEPVIGLPWVGLRQPRGVRFDESRSHHTLLRLDGPEGEPVGVRVDVGEGAVIALGSASMFQNRDLSQQNGGLLFARLVREHAGGGPVLFDEYHLGIGQHRGMMRYLRQAGLGAFIVQLLLLVLFVVWRFGARFGSPRDPAPPEPAGTASYVEGVGTLYAKAKDPVGAAGILVRRALERIAAHHHVDAKGAAPLADTLEARKRKEAAEAVRAIATLESEAASHGLPRFTERLDAELARAIS; encoded by the coding sequence GTGAGGCGCCTCGCCAGACGCGCCGCGATCGCGACCGCGGTGATCCTGGGCCTCGGTCTCTCCGGCGTGATGTGCCAGCGGGTGAGCGCGCGCGGGAGGTACGTCGCGGCCTACAGCACCTACGGCTCGGGTCCGGAGGGCACCCGCGGGCTCTACCTGCTGGCCGAGCAGATCGGGGCGCGGCCCCAGCGCTGGGCCGAGGACCTCGGCCGGCTGCCGGAGGGCGGCGGCATGCTCGTCGCGCTCGGCGCGTGTGAGACGTGGATGCGCCGCGACGTGGGTCGCCTCGAGCGCGAGAACCTGAAGGCCTGGATCGAGGCGGGCGGCGTGCTGCTCGTGGCCGGCGCGCCGGACTACGTGCGTCGCTCGGACTTCGGCGTCGCGATCGACGGCGGCTGTGAGCGCTCGAGCGGTCTGATTCGCATGCTCGAGGAGCGCGAGGGCGGGCCGCGCAAGGAGTCCGACGGCGACGACGAGCCGCAGCTCGAGGACCTGCCGGGCATGCTGCGCGAGGAGCCCGAGCGGGCCTACGACGAGGTCGTCGACGACGGAGACATCCCGATGGCCCACGGCGCGTGGCCGGCGGGAGAGCCGGTGATCGGGCTCCCGTGGGTTGGCCTGCGGCAGCCTCGAGGGGTTCGCTTCGACGAGAGCCGCTCGCACCACACGCTCCTCCGGCTCGACGGTCCCGAGGGAGAGCCGGTCGGGGTGCGCGTCGACGTGGGCGAGGGCGCGGTGATCGCGCTCGGCTCGGCGAGCATGTTCCAGAACCGCGATCTGTCGCAGCAGAACGGCGGGCTGCTCTTCGCGCGGCTGGTGCGCGAGCACGCCGGCGGCGGTCCGGTGCTCTTCGACGAGTATCACCTCGGGATCGGACAGCACCGCGGCATGATGCGCTACCTGCGCCAGGCGGGCCTCGGCGCGTTCATCGTGCAGCTGCTCTTGCTCGTCCTCTTCGTCGTCTGGCGCTTCGGCGCGCGCTTCGGGAGCCCCCGGGACCCGGCGCCGCCCGAGCCCGCGGGGACGGCGAGCTACGTCGAAGGCGTCGGGACGCTCTACGCGAAGGCCAAGGACCCCGTGGGCGCGGCGGGCATCCTCGTTCGCCGCGCGCTCGAGCGCATCGCCGCCCATCACCACGTGGACGCGAAGGGGGCGGCGCCGCTCGCCGACACCCTCGAGGCGCGGAAGCGCAAGGAGGCGGCGGAGGCGGTCCGGGCCATCGCCACGCTCGAGTCGGAGGCCGCGTCTCACGGGCTCCCGCGCTTCACCGAGCGGCTCGACGCCGAGCTCGCCAGGGCGATCTCGTAG
- a CDS encoding MoxR family ATPase, with protein MEQIQELRTLRDALFGEVGKVIVGQEETIETMLVALLAQGHVLLEGVPGTAKTLMVRTLAAALDLEFGRVQFTPDLMPSDILGTNVFDFKQGSFRLTKGPIFTELLLSDEINRAPAKTQSALLEAMQERQVSIDGKRHALSGDFTVFATQNPVEQEGTYPLPEAQLDRFLVKIQVGYPTADEEDRILAQASIGVGSVDVEQAGIVPVADREQLALVRRLAGDVTVEDGVRQYILSLMRATRETPMILLGAGPRAGVHLMVASRWFAALDGRMFVTPDDVQRALHPVICHRLVLAPEVELDGLGPEEVMDRVSTTVEVPR; from the coding sequence ATGGAGCAGATTCAGGAGCTCAGGACCCTCCGCGACGCCCTCTTCGGCGAGGTGGGGAAGGTGATCGTCGGCCAGGAGGAGACGATCGAGACGATGCTCGTGGCGCTCCTCGCCCAGGGGCACGTGCTCCTCGAGGGCGTGCCGGGCACGGCGAAGACGCTGATGGTGCGGACGCTCGCCGCGGCCCTCGATCTCGAGTTCGGCCGCGTGCAGTTCACGCCCGATCTGATGCCGAGCGACATCCTCGGCACCAACGTCTTCGACTTCAAGCAAGGCAGCTTCCGGCTGACGAAGGGGCCCATCTTCACGGAGCTGTTGCTCTCGGACGAGATCAACCGGGCCCCCGCGAAGACGCAGAGCGCGCTCCTCGAGGCGATGCAGGAGCGACAGGTCTCCATCGACGGCAAGCGCCACGCGCTCAGCGGAGACTTCACGGTGTTCGCCACGCAGAACCCGGTGGAGCAGGAGGGGACCTACCCGCTCCCGGAGGCGCAGCTCGACCGCTTCCTGGTGAAGATCCAGGTCGGCTACCCGACCGCGGACGAGGAGGATCGGATCCTCGCGCAGGCCAGCATCGGGGTGGGCTCGGTCGACGTGGAGCAGGCGGGCATCGTGCCCGTGGCCGACCGGGAGCAGCTGGCGCTGGTGCGGCGCCTCGCGGGTGACGTCACGGTGGAAGACGGCGTGCGTCAGTACATTCTCTCGCTGATGCGCGCGACACGTGAGACGCCGATGATCCTGCTCGGCGCGGGGCCGCGCGCGGGCGTGCACTTGATGGTCGCCTCGCGCTGGTTCGCGGCGCTGGACGGGCGCATGTTCGTCACGCCCGACGACGTGCAGCGCGCGCTCCACCCGGTGATCTGCCACCGCCTCGTGCTCGCGCCCGAGGTCGAGCTGGACGGGCTCGGGCCCGAAGAGGTGATGGACCGCGTCTCGACGACGGTCGAGGTTCCGCGTTGA
- a CDS encoding 6-phosphofructokinase, with product MPLGVLTSGGDAPGMNAAVRAVVKVAAGRGVHVVGVERGYQGLIDHRFRDLTRETASGLTPTQEVEVSANLGGSFLGSARCKAFYEEAGRAQGAEALNKHLDGLVVIGGNGSLTGAHALATEHGCKVVGIPASIDHDIGCTNSAIGVDSALNTIVEACDRISDTARAHRRAFVVEVMGRQSGYLCMAGAVAAGADAALFREQGRSEEELVRDVAELILKSFAGDRDKQRVLILKAEGVEIPCTKLVRMATEACGDALGDVSIRATVLGHLVRGGSPSFADRMIANRFGHAAVNALLGGKTDVMAAWQSPIPGGEKTVDHGVSLFPLALVLEETQAMLAGSSPVTKARVALMEKAAGVLAL from the coding sequence GTGCCGCTCGGTGTGCTCACCTCGGGCGGTGACGCGCCCGGCATGAACGCCGCGGTCCGCGCCGTCGTGAAGGTGGCGGCGGGGCGCGGCGTGCACGTCGTCGGGGTCGAGCGTGGCTACCAGGGCCTCATCGATCATCGCTTCCGCGACCTGACCCGCGAGACGGCCAGCGGGCTGACGCCGACCCAGGAGGTCGAGGTCAGCGCGAACCTCGGCGGCAGCTTCCTCGGCAGCGCGCGGTGCAAGGCCTTCTACGAAGAGGCCGGCCGAGCGCAGGGCGCCGAGGCGCTGAACAAGCACCTCGACGGGCTCGTCGTCATCGGCGGCAACGGCTCGCTCACCGGCGCCCACGCCCTCGCCACCGAGCACGGCTGCAAGGTGGTCGGCATCCCCGCGTCCATCGACCACGACATCGGCTGCACCAACAGCGCCATCGGCGTCGACAGCGCGCTCAACACCATCGTCGAGGCGTGTGACCGCATCAGCGACACGGCCCGGGCCCATCGGCGCGCGTTCGTGGTCGAGGTGATGGGTCGGCAGAGCGGCTACCTCTGCATGGCGGGCGCGGTGGCGGCGGGCGCGGACGCGGCGCTCTTCCGCGAGCAGGGCCGGAGCGAAGAGGAGCTGGTGCGGGACGTGGCCGAGCTCATCCTGAAGAGCTTCGCCGGCGACCGCGACAAGCAGCGCGTCTTGATCCTCAAGGCGGAGGGCGTGGAGATCCCGTGCACCAAGCTCGTGCGCATGGCCACCGAGGCCTGCGGTGACGCGCTCGGGGACGTCTCGATCCGCGCGACGGTGCTGGGTCACCTGGTGCGCGGCGGCAGCCCGAGCTTCGCCGACCGCATGATCGCCAACCGCTTCGGGCACGCCGCGGTCAACGCGCTGCTGGGCGGCAAGACCGACGTGATGGCCGCGTGGCAGTCCCCCATCCCGGGCGGCGAGAAGACCGTCGACCACGGCGTCTCCCTGTTTCCGCTGGCGTTGGTGCTCGAGGAGACCCAGGCGATGCTCGCCGGCTCGAGCCCGGTGACCAAGGCGCGCGTGGCCCTGATGGAGAAGGCCGCGGGGGTGCTCGCTCTATGA
- a CDS encoding DUF58 domain-containing protein, with product MSEEDDAPPEARTAKIVPGSRLVPFALGGLPLAAADMGTGLGLGAAVAYDVVLLGIAALEARGLAKDAPAVERRMDSRLVVGVENTIRVRLHNPTRRTMKVTVRDDLPPGWEAKPDELSVELPPYARRELSYVVVPPKRGKFEFGRLHLKLEGGAKLGASIVSVEATEAARVFPNVLGPRRYELAARLGDLASVGFRSIRASGGGGEFEQLREYVSGDAYRDLDWKSTAKRQRPVTRVFEQERSQIVLIALDAGRMMATKLGAITKLDHAINAALLLSWVALRKGDRVGLVVFGDHVHQFVQPGRGPGQYRKILDALYATEAEDTFVDFRRLVEFVQVRARKRALLVMFSDLLDEAHAMPLAEHAALLRRRHLPVCVTMHDPVAETLADAPVDDARGAYHRAAAADLLQEREAVKAHLRKSGVALVEAPPGELAVATVNRYLEIKARRAL from the coding sequence TTGAGCGAGGAGGACGACGCGCCACCCGAGGCGCGGACGGCCAAGATCGTCCCGGGGTCGCGGCTGGTGCCGTTCGCGCTCGGCGGGCTGCCGCTGGCGGCGGCGGACATGGGCACGGGGCTCGGGCTCGGCGCCGCCGTCGCGTACGACGTGGTCTTGCTCGGCATCGCGGCGCTCGAGGCGCGGGGGCTCGCGAAGGACGCGCCCGCGGTCGAGCGGCGCATGGACTCACGGCTGGTGGTCGGCGTGGAGAACACCATCCGGGTGCGCCTCCACAACCCGACGCGCCGCACCATGAAGGTGACCGTGCGCGACGACCTCCCGCCCGGGTGGGAGGCGAAGCCGGACGAGCTGAGCGTGGAGCTCCCGCCGTACGCGCGGCGCGAGCTGAGCTACGTCGTCGTGCCGCCGAAGCGCGGCAAGTTCGAGTTCGGTCGGCTGCACCTGAAGCTCGAGGGCGGGGCGAAGCTGGGCGCGTCGATCGTGAGCGTGGAGGCGACGGAGGCGGCGCGCGTGTTCCCCAACGTGCTCGGCCCGCGCCGCTACGAGCTGGCGGCGCGGCTCGGCGACCTCGCGAGCGTCGGGTTCCGGAGCATCCGGGCCAGCGGCGGCGGCGGCGAGTTCGAGCAGCTGCGCGAATACGTCAGCGGCGACGCCTACCGGGACCTCGACTGGAAGTCGACCGCGAAGAGACAGCGGCCGGTGACCCGGGTGTTCGAGCAGGAGCGCTCGCAGATCGTGCTCATCGCGCTGGACGCCGGGCGCATGATGGCGACGAAGCTCGGCGCGATCACCAAGCTCGACCACGCGATCAACGCCGCGCTCCTCCTCAGCTGGGTGGCGCTCCGCAAGGGAGACCGCGTGGGGCTCGTGGTCTTCGGCGATCACGTGCATCAGTTCGTGCAGCCGGGGAGGGGGCCGGGGCAGTACCGCAAGATCCTCGACGCGCTGTACGCGACCGAGGCGGAGGACACCTTCGTGGACTTTCGCCGCCTCGTGGAGTTCGTGCAGGTGCGGGCCCGCAAGCGCGCGCTCCTCGTGATGTTCTCCGATCTCCTCGACGAGGCGCACGCGATGCCGCTCGCCGAGCACGCGGCGCTCCTGCGTCGGCGCCACCTGCCGGTCTGCGTGACGATGCACGACCCGGTGGCGGAGACGCTCGCCGACGCGCCCGTGGACGACGCGCGCGGCGCCTATCACCGAGCCGCGGCGGCGGATCTGCTCCAGGAGCGCGAGGCGGTGAAGGCGCACCTGCGCAAGAGCGGCGTCGCGCTGGTGGAGGCGCCGCCAGGAGAGCTCGCAGTGGCGACCGTGAACCGGTACCTGGAGATCAAGGCGCGGCGAGCCCTCTGA